A window of Mycolicibacterium fluoranthenivorans contains these coding sequences:
- a CDS encoding class I SAM-dependent methyltransferase, whose amino-acid sequence MRPLDSFARRATLRRSAGLLGAFRFEQSDPARFYGALAADTAAMVADLWAGTTSSPVAGRTVLDVGGGPGYFSAAFEAAGLTYLGVEPDPTEMHAGPASEPGSGMFVRASGLALPFADGSVDICLSSNVAEHVRHPWRLGNEMLRVTRPGGLVVLSYTVWLGPFGGHEMGLTHYLGGARAARRYTRRHGHRPKNDYGSSLFAVSAADGLQWARSTGALVAAYPRYHPRWAWWMTKVPGFREFAVSNLVLVLRPT is encoded by the coding sequence GTGCGTCCCTTGGACTCGTTCGCCCGGCGAGCGACACTGCGCCGGTCGGCCGGGTTGCTGGGGGCATTCCGCTTCGAGCAGAGCGATCCGGCCCGCTTCTACGGCGCGCTGGCCGCCGACACGGCCGCCATGGTGGCCGACCTGTGGGCCGGTACCACCTCGTCACCGGTCGCCGGCCGGACGGTGCTCGACGTCGGCGGTGGCCCCGGCTACTTCTCCGCGGCATTCGAGGCAGCCGGACTGACCTATCTCGGGGTGGAACCGGATCCGACGGAAATGCACGCCGGACCTGCGAGTGAGCCCGGCAGCGGAATGTTCGTCCGCGCCTCGGGGCTGGCGCTGCCATTCGCCGATGGCAGCGTCGACATCTGCCTGTCGTCGAACGTGGCCGAGCACGTCCGGCACCCGTGGCGGCTGGGTAACGAGATGCTGCGGGTGACCCGGCCCGGCGGGCTGGTGGTGCTGTCCTACACGGTGTGGCTGGGGCCGTTCGGTGGTCACGAGATGGGGCTGACGCACTACCTGGGTGGGGCCCGCGCGGCGCGGCGGTACACCCGCAGACACGGGCACCGGCCGAAGAACGACTACGGTTCGTCGTTGTTCGCGGTGTCCGCGGCGGACGGATTGCAGTGGGCCCGCTCGACCGGCGCGCTGGTCGCCGCATATCCCCGCTACCACCCGCGATGGGCATGGTGGATGACCAAGGTTCCGGGGTTTCGGGAATTCGCGGTGAGCAATCTGGTGCTGGTGTTGCGGCCCACCTGA
- a CDS encoding glycosyltransferase family 4 protein, whose protein sequence is MSERRPVRSVLLLCWRDTGHPQGGGSEAYLQRIGTRLAADGVHVTLRTARYPGAPRREVLDGVTVSRGGGAYSVYIWAGVVMVLARLGLGPLRRSRPDVVIDTQNGIPFLARLAYGRRSLVLVHHCHREQWPVAGRRTGRFGWFVESTLSPHLHRRNQYVTVSLPSARELVELGVGKNRIAVVRNGLDAAPACTLELPRSATPRVAVLSRLVPHKQIEDALDAIAALRPQLPDLHLDIVGGGWWEDRLVAHAARIGIADAVTFHGHVGDDIKHQVIQQSWVHLMPSRKEGWGLAVIEAAQHGVPTIGYRSSGGLTDSIVDGVTGLLVDGPGELADSMARLLTDPVLRIELGAKAQARSTEFSWQQSADAMRVVLEAVHAGSYVSGVV, encoded by the coding sequence ATGTCCGAACGCCGCCCCGTCCGCTCAGTACTGCTGTTGTGCTGGCGTGACACGGGGCATCCGCAGGGTGGCGGCAGTGAGGCGTACCTGCAGCGCATCGGCACCCGGTTGGCGGCCGACGGGGTCCACGTCACGTTGCGCACCGCGCGCTATCCGGGCGCGCCGCGCCGCGAAGTGCTCGACGGGGTGACCGTCAGCCGGGGCGGCGGCGCGTACTCCGTCTACATCTGGGCCGGTGTGGTCATGGTGCTGGCCCGGCTGGGGCTGGGCCCGCTACGCCGGTCTCGGCCCGACGTCGTCATCGACACCCAGAACGGTATCCCGTTCCTGGCCCGGCTCGCGTACGGCCGACGCTCCCTGGTGCTGGTACATCACTGCCATCGCGAACAGTGGCCGGTGGCCGGACGTCGCACCGGCAGGTTCGGCTGGTTCGTGGAATCGACGTTGTCGCCGCACCTGCACCGGCGCAATCAGTACGTCACCGTCTCGCTGCCCTCCGCCCGGGAACTCGTCGAACTCGGTGTGGGCAAGAACCGGATTGCGGTGGTGCGCAACGGACTTGACGCGGCGCCGGCATGCACCCTGGAACTGCCGCGCTCGGCGACGCCGCGGGTGGCCGTGTTGTCGAGGCTGGTGCCGCACAAGCAGATCGAGGACGCGCTGGATGCCATCGCGGCATTGCGGCCGCAGCTGCCGGATCTGCACCTGGATATCGTCGGCGGCGGGTGGTGGGAGGACCGGCTGGTCGCGCACGCTGCCAGGATCGGGATCGCCGACGCGGTGACCTTTCACGGGCACGTCGGTGACGACATCAAACACCAAGTGATCCAACAAAGTTGGGTACACCTGATGCCCTCCCGCAAGGAAGGCTGGGGGCTGGCCGTGATCGAGGCCGCCCAGCACGGTGTCCCGACCATCGGCTACCGGTCCTCCGGCGGGCTGACCGATTCGATCGTCGACGGGGTCACCGGCCTGCTGGTCGACGGCCCGGGTGAGCTCGCCGACAGCATGGCGCGGTTGTTGACCGATCCGGTGCTGCGCATCGAGCTCGGCGCCAAGGCGCAGGCGCGCAGCACCGAGTTCTCCTGGCAGCAGAGTGCCGATGCGATGCGGGTGGTGTTGGAGGCGGTACACGCCGGCAGCTACGTCAGCGGCGTGGTGTAG
- a CDS encoding DUF3068 domain-containing protein — protein MNRAVALRIAACGLMGLGAALLIAALLLSTYTKGKIAKIPLDLEADLISEGTGTSLDPASLSQPDHFVVNKNVPVALQQQESVEAPANADVVTLQVGTSLRRTDKQQDNGLLLAMVDTVTLNRKTAEAVSSDTNPGGAVQKPRTIEEDNPPTNIALPHEGLAYRFPFDTEKKTYPFFDPIAQKPYDANYDGEEDINGLTTYRFTQNVGYDADGKLAEPIKYASLYDNDIDSTVTARAAQWGVEAADPYDPVTMTRYYAAQRTFWVDPVSGTIVKAKQHGFHYYARDALKPEVTFADFTVTSTEETVESQVSAARDEADHLALWSRILPITFAGLGLVTLVGGVLLGSFGLRAESALIDPGLDGSDRGFFSRRDDESGPMPAAEAQTEKIPTRRPTDLPPDRPV, from the coding sequence TTGAACCGCGCAGTGGCCCTGCGAATCGCAGCGTGCGGACTGATGGGGCTCGGTGCTGCCCTGCTCATCGCCGCCTTGCTGTTGTCCACGTACACCAAGGGCAAGATCGCCAAGATCCCACTGGATCTTGAAGCCGACCTGATCAGCGAAGGCACCGGCACCTCGCTGGACCCCGCCTCGCTGTCTCAGCCGGACCATTTCGTCGTCAACAAGAACGTTCCGGTGGCGCTCCAGCAGCAGGAGAGCGTGGAGGCACCGGCCAACGCCGATGTCGTCACCCTGCAGGTCGGCACCTCGTTGCGGCGCACCGACAAACAGCAGGACAACGGCCTGCTGTTGGCCATGGTCGACACCGTGACGCTGAACCGCAAGACCGCGGAGGCGGTGTCCAGTGACACCAACCCCGGCGGCGCCGTGCAGAAACCGCGGACCATCGAAGAGGACAACCCGCCGACCAACATCGCGCTGCCGCACGAGGGCCTGGCCTACCGGTTCCCGTTCGACACCGAGAAGAAGACCTACCCGTTCTTCGATCCGATCGCGCAGAAGCCGTACGACGCGAACTACGACGGCGAAGAGGACATCAACGGGCTGACCACCTACCGGTTCACCCAGAACGTCGGCTACGACGCCGACGGCAAGCTGGCCGAGCCGATCAAGTACGCGTCGCTGTACGACAACGACATCGACAGCACCGTGACCGCCCGCGCCGCGCAGTGGGGCGTGGAGGCCGCCGATCCGTACGACCCCGTCACCATGACCCGCTACTACGCCGCCCAGCGGACGTTCTGGGTGGACCCGGTGAGCGGCACCATCGTCAAGGCCAAGCAGCACGGCTTTCACTACTACGCCCGCGACGCCCTCAAGCCCGAGGTGACGTTCGCCGACTTCACGGTCACCTCCACCGAGGAGACCGTCGAGTCGCAGGTGTCCGCCGCGCGCGACGAGGCCGACCACCTGGCCCTGTGGAGCCGCATCCTGCCCATCACGTTCGCCGGCCTGGGCCTGGTGACGCTGGTCGGTGGTGTGCTGCTGGGTTCGTTCGGGCTGCGCGCCGAATCCGCCCTGATCGATCCGGGACTCGACGGTTCGGATCGCGGGTTCTTCAGCCGCCGAGACGACGAGTCCGGTCCGATGCCGGCGGCCGAGGCGCAGACCGAGAAGATCCCGACCCGGCGTCCGACCGATCTCCCACCGGACCGACCGGTCTGA
- a CDS encoding acyltransferase family protein, with product MRACAAIGVVLTHVAFQTGHTGGVGGRLLGRFDLAVAVFFALSGFLLWRGHAAAARGLRRRPPTGHYLRSRLVRIMPGYLVAVIVVLTLLPDAQADFTVWLANLTLTQIYVPLTLTAGLTQMWSLSVEVSFYLALPLLALLARRLPVRARIPTIAVMALASLAWGLLPLHPPAGVNPLNWPPAFFSWFAAGMLLAELTVSPVGLPHRLARNRLLMAALAVLAFVVAASPLAGPEGLTPGSVGQFVVKVTMGAVVAGALLAPLVLDRPDTSHRLLGSPVMVTLGRWSYGLFVWHLAALAMVFPVIGQFPFNGHMPVVLALTLVFGFAIAAVSYALVESPCRNALRRWEYRHNPPPLDSSVTDTAEPAIAR from the coding sequence ATGCGGGCGTGTGCGGCGATCGGGGTGGTGCTCACCCACGTCGCGTTCCAGACCGGGCACACCGGCGGTGTCGGCGGGCGCCTGCTCGGCCGGTTCGATCTCGCGGTCGCGGTGTTCTTCGCGCTGTCGGGTTTCCTGCTGTGGCGGGGTCACGCCGCGGCCGCGCGCGGGCTGCGCCGACGGCCCCCGACCGGGCACTATCTGCGCTCCCGGCTGGTGCGCATCATGCCGGGTTACCTGGTGGCGGTCATCGTGGTGCTCACGTTGTTACCCGACGCACAGGCGGACTTCACGGTGTGGCTGGCCAACCTGACCCTCACCCAGATCTATGTGCCGCTGACGCTGACCGCCGGGCTGACCCAGATGTGGAGCCTCTCGGTGGAGGTCAGCTTCTATCTGGCGCTGCCGTTGCTGGCACTGCTGGCCCGTCGGCTGCCGGTGCGGGCCCGGATCCCGACGATCGCCGTCATGGCGCTTGCCAGCCTGGCCTGGGGACTGCTGCCACTGCACCCGCCCGCCGGGGTCAATCCGCTGAACTGGCCGCCGGCCTTCTTCTCCTGGTTCGCCGCGGGCATGCTGCTCGCCGAACTGACCGTCAGCCCTGTCGGGCTACCGCACCGGCTGGCCCGCAACCGGCTGCTGATGGCGGCACTGGCGGTGCTGGCCTTCGTGGTGGCCGCCTCCCCCCTGGCCGGCCCCGAAGGGCTGACGCCGGGCTCGGTGGGCCAGTTCGTGGTGAAGGTGACGATGGGCGCGGTGGTGGCCGGGGCGCTGCTGGCGCCGCTGGTGCTGGACCGGCCTGACACCTCCCACCGGCTGCTGGGCAGTCCGGTGATGGTCACCCTGGGCCGCTGGTCCTATGGCCTGTTCGTCTGGCACCTGGCGGCGCTGGCCATGGTGTTCCCCGTCATCGGGCAGTTCCCCTTCAACGGGCACATGCCGGTGGTGCTGGCGCTCACCCTGGTGTTCGGGTTCGCGATCGCGGCGGTCAGTTATGCGCTGGTCGAGTCGCCGTGCCGGAACGCGCTGCGCCGCTGGGAGTACCGGCACAACCCGCCGCCGCTGGACAGCTCGGTCACCGATACCGCCGAGCCCGCCATCGCGCGGTAG
- a CDS encoding phytanoyl-CoA dioxygenase family protein, giving the protein MTEKYHLPNTATMEQITAALRADGFVIVDNLVPPELMDQIAEELDDYIDDTPNGRDDFVGRLTRRTGALIARSEASRELVMHPLVLSVAAEMLKKATAFQLHLTQIISVYPGETAQPLHRDELAWDFFPFPEDYDVQCNTIWAMTDFTVANGATRVVPGSHKVFDKQGSDYTEADEVRAVMPKGSVFFYTGKVYHSAAPNTSDMVRQGINITYAVGWVRQEENQYLSTPLEIAKTLDDDLLKVMGYQMGGLAVGYVSDFLDPLSAVRPELGGRQYDFEGLTQTSGHVDQDYQNSFHADMVNAETPEPVTESV; this is encoded by the coding sequence ATGACCGAGAAGTATCACTTGCCGAATACCGCGACGATGGAGCAGATCACGGCGGCGTTGCGTGCGGATGGGTTCGTCATTGTCGACAATCTGGTTCCGCCGGAGTTGATGGATCAGATCGCCGAGGAACTCGACGACTACATCGACGACACCCCGAATGGTCGGGACGACTTCGTGGGGCGGTTGACCCGTCGGACGGGTGCGCTGATTGCGCGGTCGGAGGCATCGCGGGAGTTGGTGATGCATCCGCTGGTGCTCTCGGTGGCCGCCGAGATGCTGAAGAAAGCGACGGCTTTTCAGTTGCATCTGACCCAGATCATCAGTGTGTATCCGGGTGAGACCGCTCAGCCGCTGCATCGTGATGAGCTCGCGTGGGACTTCTTCCCGTTCCCCGAGGACTATGACGTGCAGTGCAACACGATCTGGGCGATGACGGACTTCACGGTGGCAAACGGTGCCACCCGCGTGGTTCCCGGTTCGCACAAGGTGTTCGACAAGCAGGGTTCGGACTACACCGAGGCCGACGAGGTTCGTGCGGTCATGCCCAAGGGGTCGGTGTTCTTCTACACCGGCAAGGTCTACCACTCGGCGGCGCCCAACACCTCCGATATGGTCCGCCAGGGCATCAACATCACCTACGCCGTGGGCTGGGTCCGCCAGGAGGAAAACCAATACCTCTCCACCCCTTTGGAAATCGCCAAAACCCTGGACGACGACCTCCTCAAGGTCATGGGCTACCAAATGGGCGGTCTCGCGGTGGGCTACGTCAGCGATTTCCTCGATCCGCTCTCCGCGGTTCGGCCCGAACTCGGTGGGCGACAATACGACTTCGAAGGGCTCACCCAAACCAGCGGCCACGTCGACCAGGACTACCAGAACTCGTTCCACGCCGACATGGTCAACGCCGAGACCCCCGAACCCGTGACGGAGTCCGTCTGA
- a CDS encoding RidA family protein, whose protein sequence is MTISYSSPEVGYLDQTVFKKLGFTQNVWAHDTLYMSGIAPFTGGDPEFVVVGIGSMREQTIFILDILKRLLEAEGLTYGNLVAITIYATSSTEFFEVAPVIAEAFGDEAPTQTLVGVTELAHPEQRIEITATAVRS, encoded by the coding sequence ATGACCATCTCCTACAGCAGTCCAGAGGTCGGTTACCTCGACCAGACTGTCTTCAAGAAGCTGGGCTTCACGCAGAACGTCTGGGCGCACGACACGCTCTACATGTCCGGTATCGCACCGTTCACCGGCGGCGATCCCGAATTCGTCGTGGTGGGCATCGGCTCGATGAGAGAGCAGACCATCTTCATCCTCGACATCCTCAAGAGGTTGCTCGAGGCCGAGGGGCTGACCTACGGCAACCTCGTGGCGATCACGATCTACGCCACCAGCTCCACCGAATTCTTCGAAGTCGCCCCAGTCATCGCCGAAGCCTTCGGTGATGAGGCGCCGACCCAGACCCTCGTCGGCGTCACCGAATTGGCGCACCCCGAGCAGCGCATCGAGATCACCGCCACGGCCGTCAGGTCCTGA
- a CDS encoding TetR/AcrR family transcriptional regulator, which produces MVGAVRHLDTAGSGRDSALPNRPRASVRLRDLMMPIAQDAGASRKPLQARSQEKMDRVLAATHDLLIASGPSTITTTAVAARAGVSVGWMYNFFDDRESLLEEVLIQGLVDLDARWDEVGFSLSGADWRTTAAAGIDALIDFLLTGTGIAGFRVLWFSSEFSGRMVQVNRAHDDAVAAYLCNGVSALRADAPDIPLYLMAQTFIGVLDKGFDIAFRADANGDEAALAELRRAALAYLETFLE; this is translated from the coding sequence ATGGTCGGAGCTGTCCGTCACCTGGATACCGCGGGCAGCGGACGCGACTCGGCGCTTCCCAATCGTCCGCGCGCATCGGTACGCCTGCGTGACCTGATGATGCCGATCGCGCAGGACGCCGGCGCCTCCCGCAAGCCGCTCCAGGCCCGCAGCCAGGAGAAGATGGATCGCGTGCTCGCGGCCACCCACGATCTACTGATCGCCTCGGGCCCCAGCACCATCACCACCACCGCCGTGGCAGCCCGCGCCGGAGTCTCCGTCGGGTGGATGTACAACTTCTTCGATGATCGGGAGTCCCTTCTGGAGGAGGTCTTGATCCAGGGACTCGTCGATCTCGATGCCCGATGGGACGAAGTGGGGTTCAGCCTGTCCGGGGCGGACTGGCGGACGACGGCGGCCGCCGGCATCGACGCCCTCATCGACTTTCTTCTCACCGGTACCGGAATAGCGGGATTTCGCGTGCTGTGGTTCTCGTCCGAGTTCTCCGGCCGGATGGTCCAGGTGAACCGGGCCCACGACGATGCGGTCGCGGCGTACCTGTGCAACGGTGTCAGCGCGTTGCGCGCGGATGCCCCGGACATCCCCCTCTACCTGATGGCGCAGACATTCATCGGGGTGCTCGACAAGGGATTCGACATCGCGTTCCGTGCCGACGCCAACGGTGACGAGGCGGCGCTTGCCGAGTTGCGGCGCGCAGCGCTGGCGTACCTGGAGACGTTCCTCGAGTAG
- a CDS encoding APC family permease has protein sequence MTTSPETVDAPIDVGEGEEGLAKGSITLSGVLFVSIATMAPGAGLAYAIMTGSLFSGGALPLAVVGATIGCVLVAVGIAQMAKHISTAGGLGSFVGRAFHPALGFVIAFCAPMFYLAALPYLALVFGNLIGAALFPQGGAAYKATWIVAGLGCLLISGAFNYFGAAFSTKAGVILGSLEILVLLGMSIHMIMAAGSNNSLSVFTTEHANVEGFTGISGVIAASVYAFLAFIGFEAGAPLAAETKDPKRNIPRAIVWSAVIVGLFYIVGSYAASTYFGADKLFDFMTFNEGDGWIGIAKNLWGAGWIVLLLALLNSSVACANGASMGGTRHIWAMAHAGTIPKVFAKTHPKWKSPVSAIYLMFGIGAVAAVVGGLLWGPVPSLGLFGTIIAVIALPVHMLAALSCPVYYLRYRRSEFKVVVHLIIPVLGVLFLVPGFFVGAGIPVFSFIAPLSWPISLAAPISLAVYVLAFAIMAYLVVKKPEALSALSDHGHTGEDGIVAEDLVRAHPHTRTPSVKPDVALEAG, from the coding sequence ATGACCACTTCACCGGAAACCGTCGACGCCCCAATCGATGTCGGAGAGGGCGAGGAGGGACTCGCCAAGGGCAGCATCACGCTGTCCGGCGTCCTCTTCGTATCGATCGCGACGATGGCCCCGGGCGCCGGTCTGGCTTACGCGATCATGACCGGATCGCTGTTCTCCGGCGGCGCACTGCCGCTGGCCGTGGTCGGTGCGACCATCGGCTGCGTGCTGGTGGCGGTGGGCATCGCCCAAATGGCCAAGCACATCTCCACCGCCGGCGGTCTCGGCTCATTCGTCGGTCGCGCCTTTCACCCCGCCCTCGGCTTTGTCATCGCGTTCTGCGCTCCGATGTTCTACCTGGCCGCATTGCCCTATCTGGCGCTGGTGTTCGGCAACCTGATCGGTGCCGCCCTCTTCCCCCAGGGCGGCGCGGCCTACAAGGCCACGTGGATCGTCGCCGGACTGGGATGTCTCCTGATCTCGGGTGCGTTCAACTACTTCGGCGCCGCGTTCAGCACCAAGGCCGGCGTGATTCTCGGCTCGTTGGAGATCTTGGTGCTTCTCGGCATGAGTATCCACATGATCATGGCCGCGGGCAGCAACAACTCCCTGTCGGTCTTCACCACCGAGCACGCGAACGTCGAAGGCTTCACCGGCATTTCGGGTGTGATCGCAGCTTCCGTCTACGCCTTCCTGGCGTTCATCGGCTTCGAGGCCGGTGCACCGTTGGCCGCCGAAACCAAGGACCCCAAGCGCAACATCCCCCGCGCCATCGTCTGGTCCGCGGTCATCGTCGGCCTCTTCTACATCGTCGGCAGCTATGCGGCGTCCACGTACTTCGGTGCCGACAAGCTGTTCGACTTCATGACCTTCAACGAAGGCGACGGCTGGATCGGGATCGCCAAGAACCTATGGGGTGCAGGGTGGATCGTCCTGCTGCTGGCCTTGCTCAACAGCTCGGTGGCCTGCGCCAACGGCGCGTCGATGGGCGGAACCCGCCACATCTGGGCCATGGCCCACGCCGGCACCATCCCCAAGGTCTTCGCCAAGACTCATCCCAAGTGGAAGTCACCGGTGTCGGCCATCTATCTCATGTTCGGAATCGGAGCCGTCGCCGCGGTGGTCGGCGGTCTGCTCTGGGGACCTGTCCCCTCCCTGGGACTCTTCGGGACGATCATCGCGGTCATCGCGCTGCCGGTGCACATGCTGGCCGCCCTGTCCTGCCCGGTGTACTACCTGCGGTATCGCCGCAGTGAGTTCAAAGTCGTTGTCCACCTGATCATCCCGGTACTGGGTGTGCTCTTCCTCGTCCCTGGCTTCTTTGTCGGCGCAGGTATCCCCGTCTTCAGCTTCATCGCACCGTTGAGTTGGCCGATCAGCCTGGCCGCGCCGATCTCGCTGGCGGTCTACGTGCTGGCGTTCGCGATCATGGCGTATCTGGTGGTCAAGAAACCCGAAGCGCTCAGCGCCCTTTCCGACCACGGCCACACCGGAGAGGACGGCATCGTCGCGGAGGACTTGGTGCGTGCGCATCCACACACCCGCACCCCCTCGGTGAAACCGGACGTGGCGCTGGAAGCCGGCTGA
- a CDS encoding metal-dependent hydrolase: MELLDTDTPDGTAIALHARPVQFDLSAVPAHYVYGYPVATHLYNGLSLLLPAGEEWFITVLKEALPHIEDEKLREDVIGFMGQESMHANAHVGLNDYLTRHGIDPTPMIERANWVFGHLLGPRQTTGEEAHNYLVERLAVIAALEHIFAFLGDWVLNADRLNETTVDPVVLDLLRWHGAEEVEHRMVSHDVLHYFDGSYVRRARAQVVVAPILLYLIWQGIRYLMRVDPNVSLSRRQRKVVWRKLFRSARHGVTPPIRHLVIRALQYYSPWYHPGDVGNTAQAVAYLASSPATRPTAQ, from the coding sequence ATGGAGCTGTTGGACACCGACACCCCGGACGGTACGGCGATCGCCCTGCATGCCCGTCCGGTGCAGTTCGATCTGAGCGCCGTTCCCGCGCACTACGTCTACGGGTATCCCGTGGCCACCCACCTGTACAACGGTCTGAGCCTGCTGTTACCCGCCGGTGAGGAATGGTTCATCACCGTCCTCAAAGAGGCGCTACCCCATATCGAGGACGAGAAGCTGCGCGAGGACGTCATCGGCTTCATGGGCCAGGAGTCCATGCACGCAAACGCCCACGTCGGCCTCAACGACTACCTCACCCGGCACGGTATCGACCCCACCCCGATGATCGAGCGCGCCAACTGGGTGTTCGGCCACCTGCTCGGGCCGCGTCAGACCACCGGCGAGGAGGCGCACAACTACCTCGTCGAACGGCTCGCCGTGATCGCCGCGCTGGAGCACATCTTCGCGTTCCTCGGCGACTGGGTGCTCAACGCCGACCGTCTCAACGAAACCACGGTCGACCCGGTGGTGCTGGACCTGCTGCGCTGGCACGGCGCCGAGGAGGTCGAGCACCGGATGGTGTCCCATGACGTGCTGCACTACTTCGACGGCAGTTATGTGCGGCGGGCCCGCGCTCAGGTGGTGGTCGCGCCGATTCTGCTGTACCTGATCTGGCAGGGCATCCGTTACCTGATGCGGGTCGACCCGAACGTGTCGCTATCCCGTCGGCAGCGCAAAGTGGTGTGGCGCAAGCTGTTCCGTTCCGCCCGCCACGGGGTGACGCCGCCCATCCGGCATCTGGTCATCCGTGCCCTGCAGTACTACTCGCCGTGGTACCACCCGGGCGACGTCGGCAACACCGCGCAGGCGGTGGCGTACCTGGCGTCGTCGCCGGCCACCCGGCCCACCGCGCAGTGA
- a CDS encoding PDR/VanB family oxidoreductase, giving the protein MKHVPPVGARIDDRTINVVATVLDKFWLRPVTRKGYTDQRAVRTPDDPMTLVLVKRAVVASDNDVVALTFADPGGAALPAWQPGCHLDLHLPSGRRRQYSLCGDPQDRSGYRIAVRKIPTGGGGSLEMHALTEGDTVTVRGPRNGFPFIPHSRVLYLAGGIGITPILPMVRAAQRLGTDWHFVYCGRSIDTIPFLDEIWQWDPARVTIRLDDEHGIPTAADLLRHAPRGGAVYVCGPPPMIETVRRGFAETGSKNLYFERFSAAPVVDGTAFEIELARTGEVVPVAADETVLQALIKVRPDTAYSCKQGFCGTCKVGVLAGTPEHRDNRLTDDERQSSMLACVSRSATPRLVLDV; this is encoded by the coding sequence GTGAAGCACGTTCCGCCGGTCGGAGCGCGTATCGACGACCGGACCATCAACGTGGTCGCCACGGTGCTGGACAAGTTCTGGCTCCGCCCGGTGACCCGCAAGGGCTACACCGACCAGCGCGCCGTGCGCACCCCCGACGATCCGATGACCCTGGTGCTCGTCAAACGTGCCGTGGTCGCCAGCGACAACGACGTGGTGGCACTGACTTTCGCGGATCCCGGCGGGGCGGCGCTGCCGGCCTGGCAGCCCGGCTGTCACCTCGATCTGCACCTCCCGTCCGGGCGGCGCCGCCAGTACTCGCTGTGCGGCGATCCACAGGACCGCTCGGGCTACCGCATCGCGGTGCGCAAGATCCCCACCGGTGGCGGCGGGTCACTGGAGATGCACGCCCTGACCGAAGGGGACACCGTCACGGTCCGGGGGCCGCGCAACGGCTTCCCGTTCATCCCGCACTCCCGGGTGCTCTACCTGGCCGGCGGTATCGGCATCACCCCGATCCTGCCGATGGTGCGCGCCGCGCAACGGCTGGGCACCGACTGGCATTTCGTGTACTGCGGGCGCAGCATCGACACCATCCCGTTCCTCGACGAGATCTGGCAGTGGGACCCGGCCCGGGTCACCATCCGTCTGGATGACGAGCACGGCATCCCCACCGCGGCCGACCTGCTGCGCCACGCTCCCCGTGGCGGTGCGGTCTACGTGTGCGGGCCGCCGCCGATGATCGAGACGGTCCGGCGCGGGTTCGCTGAAACCGGTTCCAAGAACCTGTATTTCGAGCGTTTCAGCGCAGCGCCGGTGGTCGACGGAACGGCCTTCGAGATCGAACTGGCGCGCACAGGCGAGGTGGTGCCGGTCGCGGCCGACGAGACGGTGCTGCAGGCCCTGATCAAGGTGCGTCCCGACACCGCCTACTCGTGCAAACAGGGGTTCTGCGGTACCTGCAAGGTCGGGGTGCTGGCCGGTACGCCCGAACACCGGGACAACCGGCTCACCGATGACGAACGTCAGTCCTCGATGCTGGCCTGCGTATCCCGTTCGGCCACACCACGTCTGGTGCTCGACGTATAG